Genomic segment of Gasterosteus aculeatus chromosome 4, fGasAcu3.hap1.1, whole genome shotgun sequence:
AGTTGTGTGATCGCCGTGGCTTTGCGGCACCAGTCAAAGGGTTGATTATCGGCTACGGGGGGCTGCAGGAAACGTCTCCGTGCTGCCCGACAGTGGATGACTTTAATTGACTGTTAATTACGTCACAAACaaagctgacgagctgcagaaaGCGAAACGCTGATGTTTCCTAAATATCTGCTGATTTCAGGCAGAAAGCTGTTCCATCTCGAAGGAGCAGCTTCCCCCCCCGAAACCCACACCCTGGTGGGaacctacgtgtgtgtgtgtgtgtgtgtgtgtgtgactagcAGTGGGCTGTTTCCCTGAAATGAAGCTGTGTGGTTTCACAGCTGACACGCTGGTTTTCCATCAGCAGCGAGCGCGGCTAACTGTTAGCAGGCAGCGTTTGATCAAAACTCCGACGACCGCATCAAAGTCAAAAAATCAGGAAACACCGATGACCTCCATTCTGCACAGCTCAGAGGAGGTGATGATCTCCAACATTACAGCGATCAATATTCGGCACAATACTTTTACTTTGCAGTACTTCACGTGTAATCTAGAACTaatatttttatacttttagtTCATTTAGAAAAAGGAGCAGTTTTAAATTGATGTATATATACTTTTTCTTGCTCTGGCGCTATGCTAGCATTTTCTTCCCAATCCccgcctttatgctaagctatccTAAGGATGAGCATTGATTAATTAggctgggcggtataccggtataagATTTCCCTACGATAGGAATTTCTCACGTCctgttcataccggtgttacgccgtAACAACGGACGCTGCTACGAATCCTTGCGCCAATCTAAGATCAATACATTAATGCGGCGGTGCCCAACCTCTTTGCCTCGTGCACcggtttcatgttagacaacATTTCACGGTGTTGTGGCGGATGAATCGCACGTTTTGTTTTTgacttgtttctttctttgtttgcgGCCCGCAGAGAAAAAATAGTGACCTTCTGTATTAATGATTAAAAGAAGGATAAAAAGCGAGTGCTGTGGGATTTATACTTTTACAAGTTAAGGATCTGAGTATTTCCTGCagctcacatgtttttttttaattagcgcTAACTTAGCAGTTTCCCCAACTTACAtactttatgctaagctaggccaGGTATAAGGGTCAACGTATTATCTGACTTGCAGCTTTATAATGATAATCTCTCCCCCCCTCGATGAGTGTGAACTCTGACCTGGGCGTCGCCTTCCGTGGCTCCGCCTCCCTCCGGGATCCTGTGGAGGGGAAAACAAAAGCTCCTCTCAACATCCTGTCAGAGAGACATTGATaaacgtgacacacacacacacacacacacacacacacacacacacacacacacacacacacacacacacacacacacacacacacacacacacacacacacctgggtcCTCTCTGAACCTGAGGGGGGGTTACATTATCCTGTCGGGGGCGGGTCTTCTTCACTgactcctccctcttctttttgTTGGTCTGAAGATGAAGAGACTTCAGTcaggacttttattgtgaaaaactAAATGACATCAGGGAGAACAGACGCACTATGGTTCAAAAGTTACATCAATGCATCATAAACCAACTACAAACAGCAGAACAGACTTTTCTCACTATATTATacagtgagcgtgtgtgtgtgtgtgtgtgtgtgtgtgtgcacaccatGTGCACGTGGAACAGCGGGGCTCTCTGATGATGCTCCAGGTGTTCCCGGAGCCGGGGCCCAGGGGACGGGACCTGACCTCGGAAACTGCGCCTATACTCCGTTTCCAAGGGAATGGGGTGTTTCTTAAAGGGCGGCACACGCCTGCTGCCAGAGTAGAGCAGCTGTggggagggtcaaaggtcagttaAGGTCTCCTAAACACTAAATCCGTTATTTGTAGTGTGcacaaatgcacatttttatatttacacaGATTCAACATGCATCTTACTGTCAATTTAGATTTTATGTTTACGGTTTTTGCAGTTTTCTTTCGTCTAACTagaagaaaataacaataataaaacaccTTTGAGTTGAGAAATGAACTACTTACATCCTTAATCAGAAGTAACCACAAAACAAGAGTCGACCTCCATCTAGTGGACCCACAGCAGTACTACCACTACAGGCATATACGTATATAAAGGCACATACTACAGTAACGCTCCCTTTAGTATTTAGCGCTATATGTTCTGCGACCAGGAGTACTAGTAGATATTTGTGTACCTGTTCTGCAGCCAGTATGGGAGAAGCAGCAGTTGCAGGTTTCTTCCAACTGAACTGTCTGTGGTACTCTGTCCTTTGAattcctgacctttgacctttaagcCCCACCCTCCAGCGCAGAGCGCGCTGAACCTGCGACACAAATGAAGGTGAATCTAACAGAGACACGTCGGTGTTGAAGGAGTCGAATCTGTACACGGCTACATTTTGGCTCACCTCATTGGCCCGTCCGTCAGGCGCCGAGGTCAGAGGTTGGCTCGGCTGTGGCCGGCTGTCGAGcttggaggggcggggcttggctGAGGGGACGGAAAAAGCATGAATACTCAGAATCAATGGTTTGAAGACTGTAAGTAAGACAAAGTTACGACATGCGTATTCACCAGATTTTCCAGCAGCTCCTGGCTCGACTGATCCAGGGTCTGCAGCTGGTCCTGCGTCCTGCGTCCCCAAACCGGGGTCGGCTCGTGGTCCGGGAGGTGTTGGAGGATTAGGCTCCAGGGCCGTCTTCTTCCCGTGAGCTGAGGGACTCTGAGTGGCtggtgatgaaggaggaggacaccTGTTAGCTCACGTGGGATGCTAACACGGGATACTGCTCAGCACACTAAGCAGTAGCTTGATGGATGTATGGGAGAAGTGTGTAATGGAGGTTCCCCACCAGCAGGCGGTGCACTGGAGTTCCGTGGATCCGGAGGACACAGCAGGACTGAGCAGGACTCAGCGGGACCAGGAGGACCGAGCCTCTTACGCCTCTGGAGACCTGGTTCTCTGCAGATACCTGACAGACAGAGCGAATGAACAAAGACAGAAGACTAGGGTTTGTCCAATCAGAGCCCGTGGGAGGGTTCCTACCCATTTGGTCGCAGCGCAGACCGGCCGGTGGGGCGCCGCGCTGAGGACACACACTTGTGGACCGGGGGACCCTGAAGCTCTTCTGGTATTCACTCCGACACtgaaacaaacgcacacgccgAACCGATGGTTGCGTTGGGGGACAATCATGAATCAAACTAGTCACTATCCCAGAGGTACTTAAAGTCCTTTCAGTGTATTATATCCCAGAGGTACATATAGTACTTCTACGGAGGTACACATGGTACTTGTACTGCATATCCCAGAGGTAACCCTAGTACACCCTGTCTAACGTCACAGCAGTGGAATACAGAATGGACAACACCTGTTAGCTGGATTAGCTAACAGGTTAATTACATCATATTAATCTCTGCGGTGTCCCACGCGGTCCTTCCCGGTACAGCGGGACCGGGACCCGTGCACGGGGACAAAGCGGCCACTTTGAGTCCCGACCAGCCGCGAATATCGCAGTGAGATGACGTTAGCTACGTAGCGTTAGCCAGACGCGCTAGCATCCGTTTGTTGGGCTAACTATGCTAACACCTGTTGCTTACCTTGAAGCGGGCGGTCATGGCGCTCTCGCCACCGACGAAACACCGCGGGGAGCCGCTCCTGACTCATCGCTTGGACTTCGTTAACTAGCTGGTTCATGGCGCTCCACTAGTTAACCAGGAGGACCGGCATGCGAGCCGGCTGCGGGCTACAGGAACAGGCGGCcgccgttgccatggcagcgcCTTGCGTGACGTCACTATCTTCATTCCGTTTATGACTCAACAGGGACAAACGAAATAAAGATCTCAAAATAGTGATTGTACCCCCGagacaataaaatatatatatatacttacagtgtatattatatacaaatatatacacacataatgATCCctcaaaaaatataataaaatgacaCCAGATAAGTATCATTCTAAAGCATAACaaatacagtaataataataataataatgacccttcaacaacattaacaaaccaacattaaatgtttttttgttgagtttAGTTGaaaagatatatttatatataaacatttttttttcatctaaaCTGGGTCGAATTGATtttgcataaataaataaatacaaatctaaTCCAGAATGAGTCCACATCGTTGTTGCTGTTACAAAATCGCAccacttttattcatttaaggcgttttagtttttagtttacATTTggctcccccccaccaccacctgccGTGGCTTTCTGTACTGGAAGAAACCAGTTCAGACCAATTTTGCCGACCAGTTAGAACTCTGAGACAATTCAGCAGGCTGGAAACAAATTCATTCAATCAGGTGTTTGCACTGGCTGAACTGGtttcttttacatttcactGGTCATCATGCCATACAGAGAAACTGAAGCGGATTTATTTCAATAATATAAAATCATTTCTTCTTTAAATGACTCAGTTTGCATCTCTGCTGCGGTCGCATTCGGCCCTTCAGTGAGACTTCTGATCGTTTTACAGACAATAAAATGGGAACAGCTTAAATCTCTTAATAGGTCCAGGGTGcatttagcctagcttagcacaaagaatgGAACCAGAGGGAACCTGCTAGCCCCGCtgtaaaaaagtgaaaaaatacgCCATACCGTTTGTC
This window contains:
- the mdm1 gene encoding nuclear protein MDM1 isoform X1, which codes for MTARFKCRSEYQKSFRVPRSTSVCPQRGAPPAGLRCDQMGICREPGLQRRKRLGPPGPAESCSVLLCPPDPRNSSAPPAATQSPSAHGKKTALEPNPPTPPGPRADPGLGTQDAGPAADPGSVEPGAAGKSAKPRPSKLDSRPQPSQPLTSAPDGRANEVQRALRWRVGLKGQRSGIQRTEYHRQFSWKKPATAASPILAAEQLLYSGSRRVPPFKKHPIPLETEYRRSFRGQVPSPGPRLREHLEHHQRAPLFHVHMTNKKKREESVKKTRPRQDNVTPPQVQRGPRIPEGGGATEGDAQVRELRLKASSYRRRAWGANFDRDHLSQLLSEHNALWEPTDTTDAPTPRPTFDLHADPDSCGTSPAEALSPARSSRRSSVTSSTDRNTPTPPGQAARGGGGEYERSEEGRLPTPRLKMRPVQRTHHDLTTPATGGAILVGKLSSDEASPNKPRRESSADLPVKLKEAWSDNSPAFAHTGPSLDHKPATSPASKPIRTKQTSPMAPPPLAPPPPHCIRGTLRNADFQHNGELGLRFRELRCPGRGSCSHEDDRLSVMSWRSAASCSAASVVLERAQKRREHFWGKR
- the mdm1 gene encoding nuclear protein MDM1 isoform X2, with product MTARFKCRSEYQKSFRVPRSTSVCPQRGAPPAGLRCDQMGICREPGLQRRKRLGPPGPAESCSVLLCPPDPRNSSAPPAATQSPSAHGKKTALEPNPPTPPGPRADPGLGTQDAGPAADPGSVEPGAAGKSAKPRPSKLDSRPQPSQPLTSAPDGRANEVQRALRWRVGLKGQRSGIQRTEYHRQFSWKKPATAASPILAAEQLLYSGSRRVPPFKKHPIPLETEYRRSFRGQVPSPGPRLREHLEHHQRAPLFHVHMTNKKKREESVKKTRPRQDNVTPPQVQRGPRIPEGGGATEGDAQVRELRLKASSYRRRAWGANFDRDHLSQLLSEHNALWEPTDTTDAPTPRPTFDLHADPDSCGTSPAEALSPASERSEEGRLPTPRLKMRPVQRTHHDLTTPATGGAILVGKLSSDEASPNKPRRESSADLPVKLKEAWSDNSPAFAHTGPSLDHKPATSPASKPIRTKQTSPMAPPPLAPPPPHCIRGTLRNADFQHNGELGLRFRELRCPGRGSCSHEDDRLSVMSWRSAASCSAASVVLERAQKRREHFWGKR